Part of the Sporosarcina sp. FSL K6-2383 genome is shown below.
ACTGATCAATATTAAGCTACCAATCGGGCAAGGCGGACTCATTCACTTAGGAACATCTATGCTTTTCATGGCAGCGATTTTATTCGGACCTAAAAAAGGGGCACTTGCTGGAGCAATTGGAATGGGCTTATTCGATATCTTAGGTGGCTGGGCTATTTGGGCACCAACGACAATCATCGCTCGAGCTTTACAAGGCTTCATCGTCGGAAAAATCGCCTGGTCGAATGGGCGACGAGGCGACAACATTAGATTTAATATTTTAGCGGCCATTCTCTCAATGCCTTTGATGATGGCGGTATACTATATCGGGCAAGGAATCATGTACAATAACTGGGTCGCACCATTGGCGTCCATTCCAGGTGACATGATCCAAAACGTTGTCGGTTTGCTGATCGCAATTCCAGTATGTATCGTGCTGAAAA
Proteins encoded:
- a CDS encoding ECF transporter S component: MQNIQNQPYTKTRTKTFDLVITAFLAALIFVATLINIKLPIGQGGLIHLGTSMLFMAAILFGPKKGALAGAIGMGLFDILGGWAIWAPTTIIARALQGFIVGKIAWSNGRRGDNIRFNILAAILSMPLMMAVYYIGQGIMYNNWVAPLASIPGDMIQNVVGLLIAIPVCIVLKKTPYFKRKF